TGACGATATATGCATGTAGCATGTGCAACAGCGTCGCGGTTTCTTGCAGGGCAGCAGGGTACGTGGACTAGGTTGAGATTTTTGTAATGGGTCGGCATTGCACGCATGGGCACAAGCTAACAAAACCGACTACTGTGCTGCTTTGGTTCGATCACTTTAGTGGAGCGGTGTAAGTACTAATTTGTGTTTTTCCCTTTTCCAGAGAGCGAGAGCAAGTAAGCACCGACGTACGTGTGTGTTCTATGACAGTATTGGATGTTCCATTTCAGCTGTACCAATTTGATAAATATATTGTGATAAATGTATTTTGTATGGCAGTAACTTATCTGACTAATTCCAGATTATGTGTGTTCATAATGTGTGCTGCACATATAAGGTCAAATGGGGATCCAAATTAACATGGTCTGCTCGTATGGTTAATTTTTTTGTGATATGTGTAAGCCAATTTTGGTGGCCAAGTGCACCCCTGCTTGTTGTCAGACTTGTGGTATTGACATGTAATGAATTGGATGGAAAAGGAAAAGGCAAATTGGGATGCACAACTTGTGTGTAAGTTGCTGAACATGCATTATTTATGATTGAAATGGACCGGCACTGGCCTGATAACGAGTGTATATGTACGTAGTACAAGGGCGTACACACCAAGGCGACACGGCCGTACGTGTACGTAATCAGTCACTGCCATGGGCAGTACACACGGCATGCTGGAAGCATATATTGATAAAATGTACGTATTCGTGGAACCGCAATCTGATGGGTCCAAGGGGAGATTTCTGATCACAGCAAGAGAGATCCATTGAATCATTGCATTCGCATGAGTGGGACGCATGGTCGGACGAACAAAATAATTTTCTTCTATGCACGATTCAGACCGAGCAAAATTCCCAACAACCGAAACTCGAATGAGCTATATATGAATTCGTGATTACAAGATCAACCAATTAATGAACCTATACAGTATACACTATGTCATTACTAGTATTTACACGTCCGTCGACGCATTAGGAAACAGAAGCGTATCTTCTTTCAGCTAGTTGCCTAGGTGAACAGGTCGAGCAGGACGGGCGGCTGGTCGGCGGCGGCATGGTGCCCCGCCACCTCCTGACCCGGCAGCAGCGCGACCCAGCGATAGTCGGCGCCGTGCAGGGCCATCTGCTCACGGTGCCGCCTCATGTGCCCTCCCAGCGCCTGGCCCATCTCGAAGCCCAGCCCGCAGATGTGACACTGGTGTTGTTTCTCCTCGCGTTTTTTCCGTTCCTTGATGGCTCTGGTGACGCCGACGCCGAGCTCCAGCCCGTGGCGGCCGCGGAGGTGGCTGGTGCGGTGCCCGCCCAGCGCCTGGAACGTAGCGAAGGCCCGGCCGCGCGTCTTGCACACGAACTCCCCCTCCCCCGAGGTTACCACCACGGCGCCCCTCCTGCGcttggccggcgcaccggcgcccgaGTCGGAAGACGTCCCGGCGGAAGGCGCCGAGTCCGTGCTGAGGGACAGCGCCAGCGACACAGTTGCCTCCTCCTCCATCGTGTGCTTCATCCCGGCTCCCAT
Above is a window of Triticum dicoccoides isolate Atlit2015 ecotype Zavitan chromosome 5B, WEW_v2.0, whole genome shotgun sequence DNA encoding:
- the LOC119310456 gene encoding zinc finger protein ZAT1-like; amino-acid sequence: MGAGMKHTMEEEATVSLALSLSTDSAPSAGTSSDSGAGAPAKRRRGAVVVTSGEGEFVCKTRGRAFATFQALGGHRTSHLRGRHGLELGVGVTRAIKERKKREEKQHQCHICGLGFEMGQALGGHMRRHREQMALHGADYRWVALLPGQEVAGHHAAADQPPVLLDLFT